The sequence ACCACTTGGACAATCGGCACAattttggtgtctttttaattataacacttttttatttttttttatttttttattttttaaaagacaaaTTTTATGttcgtttaattattttttgcaaTATCTGCCTTGAAAATTAATTTTAGAATGGTGACTAGGACTTCAGGATCAAAGCTTGAGGTCTTCTTTCTTTAATTCCAGTTCAAATTTGACAATAATAGGacagaaaatgagcattttacACAGGATTTTCCAAAACGGGTTTATCCGAACATAAAGTGTCATTTGGGTGACCTTTTgaaagcccaggtcaagtctgattcaaaattcattttaatgtgtTACTATTCTATTCTAGCCATAGTTGAGACTATATCCACCTTTTGACATGAAACCAAAGAGATATGCCCCTTTATTACATGCTATGACACATTTTGATCCTCTGTCATGAAGCCAGCagggatggctttttttttttaggggggggggacaaaaaacaGTCAAGACCGACATATTCATAATCTTATTGGCTGTTCAATATGTCAATCACCATGACATCGTTGTGAATGTTTCCTGCATCGTAGAGGGAGGACCTTTTACGCCCACATTGTCATTGGCCATGACAGACAAGGGGAGACTAGGTGATTGGACGGCATATGGTGTCAATCACtccccacgtgggtcttctgctCTTTCTCCCTTACATTTTGTTTGCAAACCGCTAGCAATGAATGCTAACTCAAACAAGCATAAGAATGGGTGAATTTTGTACGTGTTTGGCAAGttgtagcaacaaaaaaaaacatggctttATGACATTGGAGGGTTTACTGGTGTttgacttaaaaacaaaacataaacaaaaaaagttacccTGGCAACCAGCACGTCGATGTTCTATTTTCGTGAAGGTCAggggaccagaggaaagatcaaaggaacgaaagatgaagcaaagcgaaatccagcaccaaccaggcACCACCaaatccagaatctttcaccaaccccagaaacatctaaattccaacagattagggagctcTCAAGAGGCCAGATAAAAAActgaaggaaggatagatgaagcagagtgagatccacagacaccagtctccactgattcagcgaccaGTGGGAGGGAAAAGCAAATTCTGTTCGACtctcagtagatgctggtgtgatggtgGATCAGGTTTGTATGAGAACAAACGGTTGGCCCCGGTCCGACAAGGCAAGCGCAGGCCGCTATGTGTTCATATAATGTATGAACATCCATATTTGGCTTACAAATGAGCAGAAGTGCTATTCTGCCATTTATGGTAAGTTATTTTCAAAGTATGAACCATATATTTGGATTTGGAGACCTTGCCAACCAGGCATTCACCTATCTTGTCTGTTTACTCGACAACGACAACAATACAATGCTTAGAGCAATAATTCTGCCTTTCAAAGACATAGAAATGTTCAAACTGTCTTATATTTATAAAAGTAAttctttttattgtaaaaatttttaattttcgTTTGTCAATATCATACGTCAGCATTTGGGTTTCGTTTAAATATATTTCGGTATTGCTACTGTATAGAAGGAAGATCAGTCATTTGAAAATTGTAGTTTAACGTTATTACACAGCAAGTGACCTTTCTTTCAAAAGATCTTGCACTCAACAAATATTTCATACATTaagaaactaatactaaaatgtAGCATAATAATATCAAACCTCTAAAAGCTAATTCAAACCAAGTGAAATTAAAcagaagtcaaagcaaaaaaactaaggaaaaattcaaaactataataaccatggTGAGAGGGCAACCATTTTAAAAGCACCGTTTAGTACCCAACAAAGTGTTGTACTATAAATCCAAAAGTACGAATTTAATATTGTGTATGTTTCATGTCATAGATGTTGATGATGTGGCAAAAGAGGACGACGACCCTACTAGTGGGACTCCCTTCCAAGTCAGACGCCGCATTGCTGCGAAGAGCTTGTCACCTTGCTCATCTGACATCCAAGCACCATTCAACCAACCATCTACCTCGCCGCACACGCAGCGAGTGAAGTCTGTGCCGTCATCTTTCACTGAAGCCCAGTTGCACTTGGAGGAGCCCAGTCAGAGTGTTGGGGCGGAAATTCAAGTGGAACCTGCCACTGTTTGCCATCTATATACGACAGATGCCGCGTTTAATGACGAAGGGATTTCAGAAGGCAGCTTGAAGGAGCCAGAGTCTAATTGGGATCAGATTTGCCAAGAACAAGTAAGAATTTATTTACCATTTTGTTTGGTGGTTGTTGTTGATGAACTTGTAAAAGGGCACAGACTATAATTGTAACATGAAACCCAGGAACTCTGGTCCTCAAGAGTCGCTGTGGAAGTAGACATCTAAAACAGGCAGGACTGTGGCTTTGGAGGTCCACAGTTTTCTACCGCTGCCCTAAGTCATTCACTGCAGGAGAAGAGAtcattgtgttgtgtttttaattgaCATTTTATGCTACATCGTCATGTTTTTCTATTCAGGTATGTGATACAGAACGCCAAGAAGACATTGCTATGAACACAGATGAGGATAAAGCCGCACAAGAGGAAGAAAATGCTCGGCCTTTGTCAAGTAATCTAAGGCTTGAGCAAACCCTTCCCTTGAGAGATGATCTTGACAAACAAGATGACGAAACCACAGGAGAGACTGGAACAGTGGAGTACGACCTAGAAGATATTTCAACAGACAAGAGCCCAAAGAATGACTTTGTGGAGGTGATTCACCACCAACATGGTGCAGATCCAAATGTGTATTCCTATGATCACCTTGCTCCAGAAGTGGGACAGGAACATGCGGTTATCAATCAAGAGCAGGAGAAAGATGACGGGCACAGTTCTCTGGCCAATGAAACGACTGCAGAAGATTTAGATGACACAGCTGTTGATTTTGAGGCTCAGTCACCACAGTTGGATCCAGAAATCCTGACTGATCGTAAAGACGAACGCAGTCTGACAAGCGAAGAAGAGATGGACCTACTTCCTGATGAAAGTGGACTAGTCGAGAGTTGCAGTATTGTTGGCAGAAGTGAATATGTTGGTTCAAGTGTGCCATTTATGGTTGACCACGATATGCCAGGTATCACCTCTGAAACAACATCCCAAATTGATTTGAATGTTCAAGATGAAACACCAATGCCATCAGATGGCACTGATTCTGGCATTACTGAAAAAGGTCCAACCACTACAGAAGGTGAGGCACATTTTGCTTATTTCTGCGAACCCCACATTCTAGCTTCTCACCAAGATCGACAAAGTGTTCAAGAACTTGACAACATCGTTTCTATCATTCCTAAACCAGCGAGTGACAAAGATCATTATGACAACTTAGAGTCCAAAGCTTTTGAGGAGCCAAGGTTTGACTCTGCGGGTGAGAGAGATGCCAGAGAAGACTCCTCTCGTGAGGACATGGTGTCTTCCATTCAAGACCAACGAAATGatcaaaatgttgatttttccaGTGTTGTTtctgctcctcctcctgtcATGATCGAAGACAAAATGAACCCACCCAAGCTTCAAATCCGCCTACCACTCTTTGAGCCAAGCGATCTGagagatgaaaatatatatgcTGGCGGTGAAGAAAGTGGGATTTCCAGCATGGCCGTCAGTCCTGAATCGCTTGATCCTGGGAGTAACTTTGGCACCATTGAGATACCAGTGATAGATCATGAGTCACAGGCTGAGGCTCAAACTTGCCTTTGGCCAGACGATGCAACTCGATCAATCTTGGAGAAAGATGTGGTGGCGTATGAGCCTCACCCAGCTCCACTGCCAGAACAGCCATGCGGTCCGATCGTAGAATGTGCTAACGTTGAGCCATTGGCGGAAAACGAGGGCATGTTTGGCCGTGTAATTGAGGAAGGCAACCAGAGAAAGACAGACAAGTTTACAGTGCCGGTCCGGAGTGATGAATTGGAAAAGCAGGCAGACGTGAAAGTTTCTGAGGTTTCAGGTGATAATAAGAAACTGGAATGTAAAGAAAACAAAGGGGCACCGATGGAAAAAGACGAGGACTTTGTGAAGACTGAAATAAATATCATGGAGGCAACTATGGACCATAATGAATGGATCACAGACGGCAACCTCAACTTTCCCTGGATGAATCTCGCTGTGCCATCTTTTGGTGGCGAAATCCGCACAGTAACCCAACAGCTTCCCACTGAAGAATCCAGCCACCCAGATTCAGAGCCTCAATCTGTTCCTCAAGTCAACCAAACTGACGGATGTGATTTTGaagcaaacaaaagcaaaaaagtcAACGTGACCTTCCGCGTCCACTACATCACCCGTTCACCGTTCCAGAATTTGGCAGTAACTGGGAACCGGCGGGAGCTTGGGAACTGGAAGGAGTTCATCCCTCTGGAGAGCGCAGAGGGTGGATACTGGGCCGCCGTGGTGAGCCTTCCCGCCGGGAACTATGTCCAGTGGAAGTTTGTGGTGGTTGAAAAGGGAGCGGTGTGTCGCTGGGAAGAATGTGGCAACCGGCTGCTTGATACAGGATGTGGCAAAGACCTGCTTGTGCACAAAGTGTGGGGATTCCTGTAAGAAGTGATGGGGAAATGATCACCAGGACTGGTTGATGCTAACACCAAGAAGTCAGACCTACAACATTTATATTGATATGGTCACTACATGACACCGTCTTTGTGTGAAATAGAAATTTTCCTATTTAAATATGGGCGGTTTTAAAATGGGGCTAGAGGACGAGTTACGTAATTTTGTAAGGTTAATGATCGGATCATCAAAGGGTCTTTGGGTGGTGTCTCACACTCGCGCACATGCAGTATGTCACAACTCAACGATAGTAATATTTTCCACGCAAATTAATGTCGCTCCGTGTTTACTCcaatttgattgtttgtttggtttcaaATGTGGCATTATGCACTGTCCACACTGGCGGAAGGGAAGTATAGCTGCTGTGCTAATGAATGGCTGTACAAGCAATTTATTATTTTCAGGGAGGCAAGCCTGTATTCTAACATGGCTTCCCTAAAAAGTTTGAAACCATCTAGATACATAGTACTCTTGTTCAAAGGCAATATCGGATTTATGCAATGAGCAGCTTTTTAAACTGAACAAGTTTTGCCAGTGTAATTGATTTGGCAATACTGTTTATGCTGCTGGGATATGCCCCACGTGAAAACATGCAGTTCACTTTTTTTACTACCACAATAATCAAAGCAATAACTGGTGTGCATCAATGGCCGGATATTGTAAACTAGAAGTGTGATGCTGCTTTTTGACCAAA comes from Festucalex cinctus isolate MCC-2025b chromosome 15, RoL_Fcin_1.0, whole genome shotgun sequence and encodes:
- the stbd1 gene encoding uncharacterized protein stbd1, with product MSRTCSRLQQQEAPTRSSCTANSNLSWQTPRSLAHASTRAPTDHVTSRLNDLSSTMAFKGSNGVAVERRADLASLFCMIGRHGPAVALAVFAMVSVLAGFVIYRTVRGRRKKKAPAGETDRGEGTSPHTEAEEAVTQAGLEPQACAASTDVDDVAKEDDDPTSGTPFQVRRRIAAKSLSPCSSDIQAPFNQPSTSPHTQRVKSVPSSFTEAQLHLEEPSQSVGAEIQVEPATVCHLYTTDAAFNDEGISEGSLKEPESNWDQICQEQVCDTERQEDIAMNTDEDKAAQEEENARPLSSNLRLEQTLPLRDDLDKQDDETTGETGTVEYDLEDISTDKSPKNDFVEVIHHQHGADPNVYSYDHLAPEVGQEHAVINQEQEKDDGHSSLANETTAEDLDDTAVDFEAQSPQLDPEILTDRKDERSLTSEEEMDLLPDESGLVESCSIVGRSEYVGSSVPFMVDHDMPGITSETTSQIDLNVQDETPMPSDGTDSGITEKGPTTTEGEAHFAYFCEPHILASHQDRQSVQELDNIVSIIPKPASDKDHYDNLESKAFEEPRFDSAGERDAREDSSREDMVSSIQDQRNDQNVDFSSVVSAPPPVMIEDKMNPPKLQIRLPLFEPSDLRDENIYAGGEESGISSMAVSPESLDPGSNFGTIEIPVIDHESQAEAQTCLWPDDATRSILEKDVVAYEPHPAPLPEQPCGPIVECANVEPLAENEGMFGRVIEEGNQRKTDKFTVPVRSDELEKQADVKVSEVSGDNKKLECKENKGAPMEKDEDFVKTEINIMEATMDHNEWITDGNLNFPWMNLAVPSFGGEIRTVTQQLPTEESSHPDSEPQSVPQVNQTDGCDFEANKSKKVNVTFRVHYITRSPFQNLAVTGNRRELGNWKEFIPLESAEGGYWAAVVSLPAGNYVQWKFVVVEKGAVCRWEECGNRLLDTGCGKDLLVHKVWGFL